A window of Gemmatimonas sp. genomic DNA:
CACGATCGTAGCCGGCGCCGCAGCCGCGCGGTTACGCACCTGCACCTGCACCTGCGCGCCAACCACCGGCGGCTCTACCAACCAGTTGAGCTCACGCGCTTCGAGGCCGCGTCCGAGCAATGCGTCGCGTGGACCGATCACCACCGCACGTTCACCGGGTACGATCTCCACCACGAACATCGGTTCCGCGAATCCACCCGGCAGCCCCTTTCGCTGGCCAATGGTGTAGCGCGCAAACCCCTGATGCTCGCCGATCACTTCGCCGCTCACCAAACGCAACGGGCCGGCCGAGAGGGCAGGGGCGTCGGCGCCAAGCTGTTCCTCGAGCACGCGCACGTGATTGCCGTCGGGCACAAAGCAGATATCCTGACTCTCCGGCTTTTCCGCCGTGCGCAATCCAAAGCGTCGCGCAATCTCACGCGTTTCCGCTTTGGTTTGATTGCCCACTGGCAGCACGAGGCGCGACAGCACCGGGCGCTCGATGCCCCACAGGAAGTAGCTCTGATCCTTGGCCGGATCGAGTCCGCGCATCATCACGCGTGAGCTGTCGCTGCCGGACAACGCACCCATGCGCGCGTAGTGACCGGTCGCGAGCCATGGGGCGTCGATGTCATCGGCTTTGTGCAGCAGGTCGCGGAACTTCGTGAACGTGTTGCAGCGTACGCACGGAATCGGTGTGCGCCCACGCGCGTACTCGTGCACGAAGTCGTCGAGCACATCGTGTCCGAAGCGATCTACCAGGTTGGTCACGTAGTGCGGAATGCCGAGCTTCTCGCACACGCGTCGCGCATCACTGGTGCTGTCGAGCGAGCAGCAGGGCCGGTCGGGGATGTCCTTGCCGTCTTCGTGCAGCTTCATGGTCACGCCGACGACGTCGCAGCCTGCTTCCACCAGCACCGCCGCCGCCACCGACGAATCCACGCCGCCGCTC
This region includes:
- the mnmA gene encoding tRNA 2-thiouridine(34) synthase MnmA — translated: MSNASVHGLLPLKGERVLVAMSGGVDSSVAAAVLVEAGCDVVGVTMKLHEDGKDIPDRPCCSLDSTSDARRVCEKLGIPHYVTNLVDRFGHDVLDDFVHEYARGRTPIPCVRCNTFTKFRDLLHKADDIDAPWLATGHYARMGALSGSDSSRVMMRGLDPAKDQSYFLWGIERPVLSRLVLPVGNQTKAETREIARRFGLRTAEKPESQDICFVPDGNHVRVLEEQLGADAPALSAGPLRLVSGEVIGEHQGFARYTIGQRKGLPGGFAEPMFVVEIVPGERAVVIGPRDALLGRGLEARELNWLVEPPVVGAQVQVQVRNRAAAAPATIVRLSGEAIELALEEPVHAISPGQSLVIYDGDIVLGGGVIERSMRTAPSRRLPILAA